From a region of the Nisaea sediminum genome:
- a CDS encoding HlyD family type I secretion periplasmic adaptor subunit — MAEIARIVPRRISAEELARERAAAGDASVHAPAAGAGAEGAVPEAAAAALRAAAAGGTPPGTPAIPPAAASAGGGDALGHDDLKDLHDAFLASRVEAAVAPPSRLLLTLPAIMAGMLLLAGIWAWFGHLDIVVAAPGKIVPGGKVKVVESSLPGIVRMIHVEDGAHVQAGDPLLSLDPTESGADLEKLTREWTAARLDVARHEALIGAAALAGGGAPLAPDEVFAMPEGAAEHEVAEALAVLRAEWAALTGERERAAKDAARARATLASLRAEQAKVRAVLPLLTERVAGQRILFEKQLTQKSVYLEHEQVLLETQHQALILESRIAEATATLASAEATAANLLLAFEAETQRKLNEARQRESAAGQEQIKARDRVGRLTLAAPVAGEVTGLAVHTLGGYVQPGTALMRIVPEEARLTVEATVTNRDIGFIEIGQRAAVKVDAFNYMRYGSIEGKVVSLSADAVVPQDANNAAGAPGAATSGPQAAPQMLSYTARIELEREHLRVDGRDVRLVPGMSVTADLLTGERRVLEYVLQPVLRYAREGMRER, encoded by the coding sequence ATGGCGGAAATCGCCCGCATAGTGCCAAGACGGATCTCGGCGGAAGAGCTCGCCCGTGAACGCGCGGCGGCGGGCGATGCGTCCGTGCATGCCCCCGCTGCCGGCGCCGGAGCGGAGGGCGCGGTTCCCGAGGCCGCTGCCGCTGCACTCCGGGCTGCCGCAGCGGGTGGCACGCCGCCCGGGACCCCGGCGATTCCTCCCGCTGCGGCAAGTGCCGGCGGCGGCGATGCCCTCGGCCATGACGATCTGAAGGACCTGCACGACGCCTTCCTCGCCAGCCGGGTCGAGGCGGCGGTCGCGCCGCCCTCGCGGCTGCTGCTCACCCTGCCCGCCATCATGGCGGGGATGCTGCTGCTCGCCGGGATCTGGGCCTGGTTCGGCCATCTCGACATCGTGGTCGCGGCACCGGGCAAGATCGTGCCCGGCGGCAAGGTGAAGGTGGTGGAAAGCAGCCTGCCGGGCATCGTGCGGATGATCCATGTCGAGGACGGGGCCCATGTGCAGGCCGGCGATCCGCTGCTCTCGCTCGACCCGACGGAGAGCGGCGCCGATCTCGAGAAACTGACCCGCGAATGGACGGCGGCCCGGCTCGACGTCGCCCGGCACGAGGCGCTGATCGGTGCGGCGGCGCTTGCGGGTGGCGGCGCGCCGCTCGCACCGGACGAGGTCTTCGCGATGCCGGAAGGGGCGGCGGAGCACGAGGTTGCGGAGGCGCTCGCGGTGCTGCGGGCGGAATGGGCGGCGCTGACGGGCGAGCGCGAACGGGCGGCGAAGGACGCGGCCCGGGCGCGCGCGACGCTGGCCTCGCTCCGCGCCGAGCAGGCGAAGGTCCGCGCCGTCCTGCCGCTCTTGACCGAACGGGTCGCGGGCCAGCGCATCCTCTTCGAGAAGCAGCTGACACAGAAATCCGTCTATCTCGAGCACGAGCAGGTGCTGCTGGAGACCCAGCACCAGGCGCTGATCCTGGAAAGCCGGATCGCGGAGGCGACGGCGACCCTCGCCAGCGCGGAGGCGACGGCGGCCAACCTGCTGCTCGCCTTCGAGGCGGAGACGCAGCGCAAGCTGAACGAGGCGCGGCAGCGGGAAAGCGCGGCCGGCCAGGAACAGATCAAGGCGCGCGACCGGGTCGGCCGCCTGACCCTTGCCGCGCCGGTCGCGGGCGAGGTGACCGGCCTCGCCGTGCACACGCTCGGCGGCTATGTGCAGCCGGGCACGGCGCTGATGCGCATCGTGCCGGAGGAGGCCCGCCTCACGGTCGAGGCGACGGTGACCAACCGGGATATCGGCTTCATCGAGATCGGCCAGCGCGCGGCGGTGAAGGTCGATGCCTTCAACTACATGCGCTACGGCAGCATCGAGGGGAAAGTCGTCAGCCTCAGCGCCGACGCCGTGGTGCCGCAGGACGCGAACAACGCCGCCGGCGCCCCGGGCGCGGCGACCAGCGGCCCGCAGGCGGCGCCGCAGATGCTGTCCTACACCGCACGGATCGAACTGGAGCGCGAGCATCTCCGCGTCGACGGACGGGACGTGCGTCTGGTGCCGGGCATGTCGGTGACGGCAGACCTGCTGACGGGGGAAAGACGGGTGTTGGAATACGTGCTGCAGCCGGTGCTGCGCTATGCACGCGAAGGGATGCGAGAACGATGA
- a CDS encoding peptidase domain-containing ABC transporter yields MTGSGAATAGAERGGIRSLAALFALIGFPVPAHRLRHELGMPEEQATAEDLLAVARHFECAAAVRTMPAGKLVSARLPAIAELKRGDNLSFVLVGRASADKVLLTDPESGKPATWDLGEFERLYSGRLIEISPPRTQEADERRPFGLSWFLPILLKYKHLVAEVAIASFLLQIFALSTPLFFMLIMDKVLSTGALTTLDILAIGLLAVGIFEFVMGVLRGRLMSFATHRIDVELAGRFFRHLSTLPASFFASRQTGRTTQRAQELQQIRSFLTGSAPTAIIDLLFSIVFLGVIAYFAPFLALVVGIGMVLIFAVYGVITPVLKKRLMSRATGMTENQGFLVETVFGMETVKSLAVEPALQRSWERQMADQTVWGEKSEKLTQNANQLVTLINRVAVVVTLYLGARFVIDGSISAGQLVAVNMMTMRALAPAQRVAQMWNQLQQVLLAVSRLGEVMNAVPEPKTTSSAALPDIRGRVEFRGVSFRYGEDSPEVLEDVSFTIQPGEVVAVVGPSGSGKSTIAKLLQRLYWPQKGKILVDGVDLALVDPAWLRRQVAHVLQDPFLFNRSIRDNIAVADPTMPMEQVMEAAKLTGAHDFILSLPNAYDTVIGERGAKLSGGERQRIVLARALATNPRILILDEATSALDFEAERLIQERMGEICAGRTVIVITHRLSSVRRFRHILVVEDGKITEKGGHEELRTREGWYARMDALQNRQNEERQGAA; encoded by the coding sequence GTGACGGGATCGGGGGCAGCGACGGCGGGGGCGGAACGCGGGGGCATCAGGTCTCTGGCGGCGCTGTTTGCGCTCATCGGTTTCCCGGTGCCGGCGCATCGTCTCCGCCATGAGCTCGGGATGCCGGAAGAGCAGGCGACGGCGGAGGATCTGCTCGCCGTGGCGCGCCACTTCGAGTGCGCGGCGGCGGTCAGGACGATGCCGGCCGGCAAGCTCGTGTCGGCGCGGCTTCCCGCAATCGCGGAACTGAAACGCGGCGACAACCTTTCCTTCGTGCTCGTCGGTCGGGCGAGCGCCGACAAGGTGCTGCTAACGGATCCCGAGAGCGGCAAGCCCGCGACCTGGGATCTCGGCGAGTTCGAGCGCCTCTATTCCGGCCGGCTGATCGAGATCTCGCCGCCGCGGACGCAGGAAGCGGACGAGCGGCGGCCGTTCGGGCTCTCCTGGTTCCTGCCGATCCTGCTGAAATACAAGCATCTCGTCGCCGAGGTCGCGATCGCCTCCTTCCTGCTGCAGATCTTCGCGCTCTCGACGCCGCTCTTCTTCATGCTGATCATGGACAAGGTGCTGAGCACCGGCGCGCTGACCACGCTCGACATCCTCGCCATCGGACTGCTCGCCGTCGGGATCTTCGAGTTCGTCATGGGCGTGCTGCGCGGGCGGCTGATGTCCTTCGCCACGCACAGGATCGACGTGGAGCTGGCGGGGCGCTTCTTCCGCCATCTCTCGACCCTGCCGGCGAGCTTCTTCGCCAGCCGCCAGACCGGCCGGACGACGCAGCGCGCGCAGGAACTGCAGCAGATCCGCTCGTTCCTGACCGGCTCGGCGCCGACCGCGATCATCGACCTGCTGTTCTCCATCGTCTTCCTCGGTGTGATCGCCTATTTCGCGCCCTTCCTCGCCCTGGTGGTCGGCATCGGCATGGTGCTGATCTTCGCCGTCTACGGGGTGATCACGCCGGTGCTGAAGAAGCGGCTGATGTCGCGCGCGACCGGCATGACGGAGAACCAGGGCTTCCTGGTCGAGACCGTGTTCGGCATGGAGACGGTGAAGAGCCTCGCGGTCGAGCCGGCGCTGCAGCGCTCCTGGGAGCGGCAGATGGCGGACCAGACGGTCTGGGGCGAGAAGAGCGAGAAGCTGACGCAGAATGCCAACCAGCTCGTCACCCTGATCAACCGCGTCGCCGTCGTCGTCACGCTCTATCTCGGCGCCCGCTTCGTCATCGACGGCTCGATCAGCGCGGGCCAGCTCGTCGCGGTCAACATGATGACCATGCGCGCGCTGGCGCCGGCCCAGCGGGTGGCGCAGATGTGGAACCAGCTGCAGCAGGTGCTGCTCGCGGTCTCCCGCCTCGGCGAGGTGATGAACGCGGTGCCGGAGCCGAAGACGACGAGCTCTGCGGCGCTGCCGGACATCCGCGGCCGGGTCGAGTTCCGCGGCGTCTCCTTCCGCTACGGCGAGGACAGCCCCGAGGTGCTGGAGGATGTGAGCTTCACGATCCAGCCTGGCGAGGTGGTGGCGGTGGTCGGCCCGTCCGGCTCCGGCAAGAGCACGATCGCCAAGCTGCTGCAGCGGCTCTACTGGCCGCAGAAGGGCAAGATCCTGGTCGACGGCGTCGACCTCGCGCTGGTCGATCCGGCCTGGCTGCGCCGCCAGGTGGCGCATGTGCTGCAGGATCCGTTCCTCTTCAACCGCTCGATCCGCGACAATATCGCGGTCGCCGATCCGACCATGCCGATGGAGCAGGTCATGGAGGCGGCGAAGCTGACCGGCGCGCACGATTTCATCCTCTCGCTGCCGAACGCCTACGACACGGTGATCGGCGAGCGCGGGGCCAAGCTCTCGGGCGGCGAGCGCCAGCGCATCGTGCTGGCGCGGGCGCTGGCGACCAACCCGCGCATCCTGATCCTGGACGAGGCGACCTCGGCGCTCGACTTCGAGGCGGAGCGGCTGATCCAGGAGCGGATGGGGGAGATCTGCGCGGGACGGACGGTGATCGTCATCACGCACCGGCTGTCGTCGGTCCGGCGCTTCAGGCACATCCTCGTCGTCGAGGACGGGAAGATCACGGAAAAGGGCGGCCACGAAGAGCTGCGCACGAGGGAGGGCTGGTACGCGAGGATGGACGCCTTGCAGAACCGGCAGAACGAGGAGCGGCAGGGCGCCGCATAG
- a CDS encoding glycosyltransferase family 4 protein, with product MSKILRILATCHRLDYSGAPLLLFRLLEALAERHDITVLGPEGDTVEKALVLDYEKAGIRVVSSATPRDFDLLLANTLYGGHHIVQMGGKIPSVLWVHEPTAGRRGIEQGIFLADGIRLADSVVFPTRWQAEELYAPYLGTREFEVIPYGIKARVDRRERPFSLPPNTTTLLQLGWIDPRKGQHLTAAALDYLNDPNIHVFMAGSDSVNPDFAARLKMRVTEEKHIANQVHFLGVLGPDEVDAYLAHVDALVFPTNDDLITVSILEAMARKTCVISSDFGPIPETVIDGETGLLFPVGDINAYMECIRRVASDSALRDKLASGGYEIYARKHGFKTHVKAMEQTLLKTAGRTSA from the coding sequence TTGTCCAAAATATTGCGCATCCTCGCCACCTGCCACCGGCTCGACTATTCCGGTGCTCCGTTGCTGCTGTTCAGGCTGCTCGAAGCGCTGGCGGAACGGCACGATATAACGGTTCTCGGGCCTGAAGGAGACACTGTCGAAAAAGCCCTCGTCCTGGACTACGAGAAAGCAGGCATACGCGTGGTCAGTTCGGCCACGCCGAGGGACTTCGATCTGCTCCTCGCGAACACGCTGTACGGCGGCCATCACATCGTTCAGATGGGTGGAAAGATCCCATCCGTCCTATGGGTCCATGAGCCCACAGCCGGTCGCCGGGGCATCGAACAGGGGATATTCCTCGCTGACGGCATCAGGCTTGCCGATAGCGTTGTCTTCCCGACACGCTGGCAGGCGGAGGAGCTTTACGCCCCCTATCTCGGAACGAGAGAATTCGAGGTCATACCTTACGGCATCAAAGCAAGAGTTGACCGTCGCGAGAGGCCATTCTCCCTGCCTCCGAACACCACGACATTGCTTCAGCTCGGCTGGATTGATCCGCGCAAAGGGCAGCATCTCACGGCAGCCGCACTCGATTACCTCAACGACCCGAACATTCACGTGTTCATGGCGGGCTCGGATTCTGTAAACCCCGATTTCGCCGCGCGCCTCAAAATGCGAGTTACCGAGGAAAAGCACATTGCAAACCAGGTGCATTTTCTCGGCGTGCTGGGACCCGACGAGGTCGACGCCTATCTGGCCCATGTCGACGCCCTCGTCTTCCCGACGAACGACGACCTGATAACTGTATCAATTTTGGAAGCCATGGCGCGGAAAACGTGCGTGATCTCAAGCGATTTCGGTCCGATACCTGAGACCGTCATCGACGGAGAGACCGGGCTTTTATTCCCAGTCGGCGACATCAATGCGTACATGGAATGTATTCGTCGTGTGGCATCGGACAGCGCGCTTCGCGACAAGCTGGCCTCAGGTGGCTACGAAATTTATGCGCGGAAGCACGGTTTTAAGACTCACGTCAAAGCGATGGAGCAGACTTTACTGAAGACCGCTGGCCGTACTTCCGCGTGA
- a CDS encoding nucleotidyl transferase AbiEii/AbiGii toxin family protein, which yields MIPRDYITEWRSEAPWVQDAQVEQDLVISRALVEIFSHPHLKEALAFRGGTALYKLFLKPAARYSEDIDLVQVTAGPIGETMDALREVLDPWLGEPRRKQGEGRVTLTYRFESEDRPPLPLRLKVEINSREHFAHFGFIEVPFSTKSRWFEGEASIKTYSLNELLGTKIRALYQRRKGRDLFDLAIALQQPDAEPAQMVEAFQAYMASDGGQISRAQFEQNLITKLSNAAFSTDIGPLLSQQADEWNIAAGAELVMREVIALLPGEPWQGVEQDD from the coding sequence ATGATCCCGCGCGACTACATCACAGAATGGCGGAGCGAAGCGCCCTGGGTGCAGGATGCGCAGGTCGAGCAGGATCTGGTGATTAGCCGCGCGCTGGTGGAGATCTTCTCTCATCCGCATTTAAAAGAGGCGCTGGCGTTTCGTGGTGGAACCGCCCTTTACAAGCTGTTCCTCAAACCAGCCGCTCGATACTCCGAAGACATCGATCTGGTGCAGGTCACGGCCGGGCCGATCGGCGAGACCATGGACGCTTTGCGGGAAGTGCTCGACCCATGGCTTGGCGAGCCCCGCCGCAAGCAAGGCGAAGGCCGTGTCACGCTTACCTACCGGTTCGAGTCCGAGGATCGGCCACCACTGCCGCTTCGCCTCAAGGTCGAGATCAACTCCCGAGAGCACTTTGCGCATTTCGGATTTATCGAGGTGCCCTTTTCAACCAAGTCGCGCTGGTTCGAGGGAGAGGCATCTATCAAGACCTACAGCCTGAATGAACTCCTCGGAACCAAGATCCGCGCGCTGTATCAGCGCCGCAAGGGACGTGACCTGTTCGATCTGGCGATTGCCCTACAGCAGCCGGATGCAGAACCGGCGCAGATGGTTGAAGCGTTTCAGGCCTACATGGCATCCGATGGCGGACAGATCAGTCGAGCCCAGTTCGAGCAGAATCTGATCACGAAATTATCCAACGCTGCCTTCTCGACGGATATTGGACCCCTTCTGTCCCAGCAGGCGGACGAGTGGAATATTGCGGCTGGTGCGGAGCTGGTGATGCGTGAGGTTATCGCGCTGCTTCCCGGCGAGCCCTGGCAAGGAGTTGAGCAAGATGACTGA
- a CDS encoding type IV toxin-antitoxin system AbiEi family antitoxin domain-containing protein encodes MLKAQDFITNLMSVGRYNFTIDQLAQSLNLNEVAARKALARLSKRGEIASPARGFYIVVPPEYRRLGSLPADQFIPDLMQHVRQPYYVGLLSAAEYHGAAHQRPQTFQVMVEKNRRPIACGKVKVNFIARKNLKEVPVVNSFSTQRGPIRVASVEATALDIVGYPQHAGGLDNIATILEELSEKLDPQKLVEAAKSAPISWAQRLGYLLEHVGAEGVTGLLQDYVRTHAKQYTPLLPSSDDPEAGRDKTWKIVINAEAESEA; translated from the coding sequence ATGCTCAAAGCGCAAGATTTTATCACCAACCTCATGTCGGTTGGTCGGTACAACTTTACCATAGATCAGCTCGCGCAGTCGCTGAACCTCAATGAGGTTGCCGCTCGCAAAGCCTTGGCGCGATTATCTAAGCGCGGGGAGATCGCATCACCCGCACGTGGCTTCTATATCGTCGTTCCTCCGGAATACCGCCGTCTGGGCAGTCTGCCGGCGGATCAGTTCATTCCCGACCTTATGCAACACGTGCGGCAGCCCTATTATGTGGGCCTGCTATCCGCTGCCGAATATCACGGTGCAGCGCATCAGCGCCCGCAGACGTTCCAGGTGATGGTGGAAAAGAACCGGCGCCCGATCGCTTGCGGCAAGGTGAAGGTCAACTTCATTGCCCGGAAGAACCTCAAGGAGGTTCCCGTAGTCAACAGCTTCAGCACTCAGCGCGGGCCCATCCGAGTTGCTTCTGTGGAAGCCACGGCGCTGGATATCGTCGGATATCCGCAGCACGCCGGCGGCCTCGATAATATCGCAACGATACTGGAGGAGTTATCCGAGAAGCTTGATCCACAGAAACTCGTCGAAGCGGCAAAATCAGCGCCGATCTCATGGGCGCAGCGCCTTGGTTATCTTCTGGAGCATGTTGGTGCGGAGGGTGTCACAGGCCTGCTTCAGGATTATGTGCGCACGCACGCCAAGCAATATACGCCCCTTCTGCCATCCTCCGATGACCCGGAAGCGGGACGTGATAAGACGTGGAAGATCGTCATTAACGCAGAAGCGGAAAGCGAAGCATGA
- the mobQ gene encoding MobQ family relaxase: MAIYHLSAQIIKRKDGRSAIVAAAYRAGERLVDRETGTVADYRNKGGIVHTEIRTPQNAPEWMQDRETLWNVLEYKNRRVDAQLAREMNIALPRELPFEQQKELLRRFVDDQFVARGMVADLAIHHDEENNNPHAHVMLSFYAVNDNGFLKTRTREWNSKDFLTDTREAWSAYANRALEAMGHEEQIDHRTLEAQGIDRMPTIHEGPKGRKARDKGYRPASKVIDMQTYAGRRRQLNYQELDEGRTRAQQNARILQFNERQVTKRIAEAFDAVDSWMRLRFMEATVKRAGTRLRDARRARRSADGSIRFWTKVLKSRQRASRVERVLRNRPWRVKRQVQLIGIAEKKLKQAKRRYAIARQQELSADRDYRRGKLALGRDRQERHARRRRSVARWTGLISRVAPHEIRLDRMPEGKQDPRWPKVMGWLAEASQRQPVRQPPAAANDERPGAGIPPKPAPVEGAGEEDGISSVSAALAARDALEQQRGRMERMERLRTKAMQLEHAVAQGVVSSEELQAVEAERAELSEAAGGEDAWAREGELKSAYNEALGRLDVSEVQSAEISEEDRELLLAAKRRQEAKAQRQDQRHKMHHVHRHKIS; the protein is encoded by the coding sequence GTGGCGATCTACCACCTGTCGGCGCAGATCATTAAGCGCAAGGACGGACGATCAGCGATCGTGGCTGCCGCATATCGCGCCGGCGAACGGCTCGTGGACCGCGAGACCGGAACTGTCGCCGATTATCGGAACAAGGGCGGGATCGTCCACACCGAGATCCGAACCCCGCAGAATGCTCCCGAATGGATGCAGGACCGCGAGACCCTCTGGAACGTCCTGGAGTACAAGAATCGGCGCGTGGATGCGCAGCTTGCCCGTGAGATGAATATCGCGCTACCGCGCGAGCTGCCGTTCGAGCAGCAGAAGGAACTTTTGCGCCGCTTTGTCGATGATCAGTTCGTGGCGCGGGGCATGGTCGCGGATCTCGCGATCCACCACGACGAAGAGAACAACAATCCCCATGCCCATGTGATGCTGAGCTTCTATGCCGTGAACGATAACGGCTTCCTGAAGACGCGGACCCGCGAGTGGAACAGCAAGGATTTCCTGACTGACACACGCGAGGCCTGGAGCGCCTATGCCAATCGGGCGTTGGAAGCCATGGGGCATGAGGAGCAGATCGATCACCGTACTCTGGAGGCCCAAGGCATCGATCGGATGCCGACCATTCATGAAGGACCGAAAGGCCGCAAGGCGCGGGATAAGGGATACCGCCCCGCCTCCAAAGTCATAGACATGCAGACCTATGCCGGTCGCCGTCGGCAGCTGAACTATCAGGAGCTGGATGAAGGCCGCACCCGCGCCCAGCAGAATGCGCGCATTCTTCAGTTCAATGAGCGCCAGGTCACGAAGCGCATCGCCGAGGCGTTCGATGCGGTCGATAGCTGGATGCGGCTGCGGTTCATGGAGGCGACGGTAAAGCGTGCCGGCACCCGTCTGCGCGATGCGCGACGGGCGCGCCGATCGGCGGACGGCTCCATCCGGTTCTGGACCAAGGTGCTGAAGAGCCGCCAAAGGGCATCGAGAGTCGAGCGTGTGCTCCGCAATCGGCCCTGGCGGGTGAAGCGGCAGGTTCAGCTCATCGGCATTGCCGAGAAGAAGCTGAAACAGGCGAAGCGGCGCTATGCGATTGCACGCCAGCAGGAACTCTCAGCAGACCGGGACTATCGGCGCGGGAAGCTGGCGCTTGGCCGAGACCGGCAGGAGCGCCACGCGCGGCGGCGCCGATCGGTGGCGCGATGGACTGGCCTCATCAGTCGCGTGGCGCCGCATGAGATCCGTTTGGATCGCATGCCGGAAGGTAAGCAGGATCCGCGTTGGCCGAAGGTCATGGGCTGGCTGGCCGAGGCGAGCCAGAGGCAACCTGTCCGTCAGCCTCCAGCGGCTGCAAATGATGAGCGGCCGGGGGCCGGTATCCCACCCAAACCCGCCCCGGTGGAAGGCGCTGGAGAGGAAGACGGAATCAGCTCGGTGTCTGCGGCGTTGGCGGCGCGGGATGCGCTGGAGCAGCAGCGCGGGCGCATGGAGCGTATGGAACGGCTCCGAACAAAGGCGATGCAGCTGGAGCACGCCGTTGCGCAAGGTGTGGTGTCGTCGGAGGAGCTGCAGGCCGTAGAAGCAGAGCGTGCGGAATTGTCTGAAGCGGCCGGTGGTGAGGATGCCTGGGCGCGCGAGGGCGAGCTGAAATCTGCCTACAACGAGGCGTTAGGGCGGCTGGACGTGTCAGAGGTGCAGAGTGCCGAGATCAGTGAGGAGGATCGGGAGCTGCTGTTGGCGGCGAAGCGCCGGCAGGAGGCCAAAGCTCAGCGGCAGGATCAGCGTCACAAGATGCATCATGTGCACCGGCATAAGATCAGTTAG